The following proteins come from a genomic window of Brevibacillus antibioticus:
- a CDS encoding acyl-CoA dehydrogenase family protein — protein MAETKDLIRGGSFLIDAGSADDVFVPEEYTDEQKMIAKTTEDFVNKEVRPHLEELENHQFDISVRLLKEAGELGLLAGDVPEKYEGLGLDKVSTALVTEKFALARGFALSYGAHVGIGSLPIVYFGNEEQKQRYLPDLASGKRIAAYCLTEPGSGSDALGAKTTATLSADGTHYILNGEKQWITNAGFADVFVVYAKIDGEKFTAFIVERTFPGVSFGPEEKKMGIKCSSTRTVILQDVPVPVANLLGEPGRGHVIAFNILNVGRYKLAVGAVGSAKKAVELATNYAKERKQFKTPIANFTLIKNKLANMAVKTYAAESSVYRTVGLFDTALTRLGEKADDGAEVAKAIADYAIECSINKVFATEVLDYCVDEGVQIHGGYGFMSEYEIENMYRDSRINRIFEGTNEINRMLIPDTLVKKAMKGELPLMQAASSLQADLMSYYPEEIEDAPLAMEKHLINITRKIILMVAGSALMKYQQEMSKEQELLAFAADMLIELYAMDSIVKRTEKAMAANGLEAEQQKLEMTAVYVHEAFDRIEGWAKEALAAMEEGDELRLRLSILKKLTRRTPINTVALKRSIADRVIEAGAYVV, from the coding sequence ATGGCAGAAACAAAAGATTTGATCCGTGGTGGAAGCTTTTTGATCGATGCAGGTTCAGCTGATGATGTATTTGTGCCAGAAGAATACACCGACGAGCAAAAGATGATTGCCAAGACGACAGAGGATTTCGTCAACAAGGAAGTTCGTCCTCATCTGGAAGAGCTTGAAAACCACCAATTTGATATTTCGGTTCGTCTGTTGAAGGAAGCAGGGGAGCTCGGTCTGTTGGCTGGTGACGTTCCGGAGAAATACGAGGGACTGGGGCTGGATAAAGTCAGCACCGCACTCGTCACAGAGAAGTTCGCGCTGGCTCGCGGCTTTGCGCTCAGCTACGGTGCCCATGTCGGTATCGGGTCACTGCCGATCGTGTACTTTGGAAACGAGGAGCAAAAACAGCGCTACCTGCCTGATCTGGCGTCTGGAAAACGAATCGCTGCCTATTGCCTGACCGAGCCAGGCTCTGGCTCAGATGCGCTGGGTGCGAAAACGACAGCGACTCTCTCCGCAGATGGCACACACTATATTCTCAACGGAGAGAAGCAATGGATCACAAACGCTGGCTTTGCTGATGTATTTGTCGTCTACGCGAAAATTGATGGCGAGAAATTTACTGCCTTTATCGTCGAGCGGACATTCCCAGGAGTTTCGTTTGGACCGGAAGAGAAGAAGATGGGGATCAAATGCTCCTCGACACGCACGGTCATTTTGCAAGATGTACCTGTGCCGGTAGCCAATCTGCTCGGTGAGCCTGGAAGAGGTCATGTGATCGCGTTCAACATCTTGAACGTTGGTCGTTACAAGCTCGCAGTGGGCGCAGTCGGCTCCGCGAAAAAAGCGGTGGAACTCGCGACGAACTACGCAAAAGAGCGCAAGCAGTTCAAAACGCCAATTGCCAACTTTACTTTAATCAAAAATAAACTGGCGAACATGGCAGTGAAAACGTATGCGGCTGAAAGCTCCGTCTATCGGACAGTGGGTCTGTTCGATACAGCACTGACTCGCTTGGGTGAAAAAGCAGATGATGGCGCGGAGGTTGCGAAGGCGATTGCGGATTATGCGATCGAATGCTCGATCAATAAGGTATTTGCCACTGAGGTTTTGGATTACTGCGTGGACGAAGGCGTGCAAATCCACGGTGGATACGGCTTTATGTCCGAGTATGAGATCGAGAACATGTACCGTGACTCGCGGATTAACCGTATTTTCGAAGGAACGAACGAAATCAATCGCATGCTCATCCCGGATACGCTCGTGAAAAAGGCGATGAAAGGCGAACTGCCGCTCATGCAAGCAGCAAGCAGCCTGCAAGCAGATCTGATGAGCTATTATCCAGAAGAGATTGAAGATGCACCTTTGGCTATGGAGAAGCATCTGATCAACATCACGCGCAAAATCATTTTGATGGTGGCTGGTTCTGCGTTGATGAAATACCAACAGGAAATGTCCAAAGAACAGGAACTCTTGGCATTCGCGGCTGACATGCTGATCGAGCTATATGCAATGGACAGCATCGTGAAGCGGACAGAGAAAGCAATGGCGGCAAATGGCCTCGAAGCTGAGCAGCAAAAGCTGGAAATGACCGCTGTCTATGTGCATGAGGCATTCGACCGTATCGAAGGCTGGGCGAAGGAAGCATTGGCGGCGATGGAAGAGGGCGACGAGCTTCGTCTGCGCCTCTCAATCCTGAAAAAGCTGACCCGCCGCACGCCGATCAACACGGTGGCACTAAAACGGTCGATTGCGGACCGCGTGATCGAAGCGGGAGCATATGTGGTGTAG
- a CDS encoding spore germination protein, with the protein MAMRGWLRRKKTSVKDRMSHSSEPIRVREISEQLSDNLAELNAIFTLTPDLVIRTFACRHIEGMVTLVYLNGLVDKNSINNNVLRPLLSHPEGEKSSIFDLLSVGKVSVAYDFQKVETEILLGSSLLFIEGRKEVLVIETNGWPQRAIEDPQLEAALKGGHQGFVETDAQNIALIRRYIPNRELKIKEMWLGERGLSKLSIMYLADVANPEILQELEDRLKMIKVDSILNASELEEYIEDNPYSMFPQFLTSERPDTVASHILQGKIAVVVDRSPSVLIGPATFVSFFQNVDDYGTRWPVATFIRLLRYLAFLIATFLPAIYIALISFNYEVIPLDLILSVGESREKVPFPPLLEAFIMELTLEMLRESGIRLPAPIGQTVGIVGGIVIGQAVVQAGIVSNIMVIVVAFTAISSFIIPNYDMASAVRLIRFLMMILAAMFGFVGIIVGLMALIGHLITLESLGVPYGGPLAPVRFGDWKDMFIRLPLWKMKDRPLSAHTIEDQRQGDNRPREDG; encoded by the coding sequence ATGGCGATGAGAGGGTGGCTGAGAAGAAAAAAGACATCTGTCAAAGACAGGATGAGCCACTCGAGTGAGCCTATCCGTGTCCGTGAGATCAGTGAGCAATTAAGTGATAACCTTGCGGAGCTGAATGCAATATTTACGCTGACACCCGATCTGGTCATTCGGACGTTTGCGTGCCGGCATATAGAGGGCATGGTTACACTCGTCTACTTAAATGGCTTGGTTGACAAAAACTCGATTAACAACAATGTGCTTCGTCCGCTATTGTCACACCCAGAGGGTGAAAAATCGAGTATTTTTGATTTGTTATCTGTCGGAAAGGTATCCGTTGCCTACGACTTTCAGAAAGTAGAAACCGAGATTTTGCTTGGGAGCAGTCTTTTGTTTATCGAGGGTCGAAAAGAAGTGCTTGTGATCGAAACGAATGGATGGCCGCAGCGGGCGATAGAAGATCCGCAGTTGGAGGCTGCGCTGAAGGGCGGGCACCAAGGGTTTGTCGAAACGGACGCGCAGAACATTGCCCTCATTCGCCGCTATATTCCCAACCGTGAATTGAAAATAAAAGAAATGTGGTTGGGAGAACGAGGCCTTTCAAAGCTCTCGATCATGTACTTGGCTGATGTGGCGAATCCGGAGATATTACAGGAGCTGGAAGATCGGCTCAAGATGATCAAGGTTGATTCGATTCTCAATGCGTCTGAACTGGAGGAGTATATCGAGGATAATCCTTACTCAATGTTTCCGCAGTTTTTGACCTCAGAGAGGCCGGATACAGTCGCCTCTCACATTCTGCAAGGGAAGATTGCTGTCGTCGTCGATCGCTCTCCAAGCGTATTAATCGGACCGGCTACTTTCGTTTCCTTTTTTCAAAACGTTGACGATTACGGTACGCGTTGGCCTGTTGCCACGTTTATTCGCTTGCTTCGCTATTTAGCTTTTTTGATTGCTACTTTTTTACCCGCGATTTATATTGCGTTAATTTCATTCAATTATGAGGTGATCCCACTCGATCTGATTTTGTCAGTCGGAGAGTCCCGCGAAAAGGTTCCATTCCCACCCTTGTTAGAGGCATTTATTATGGAGCTCACTCTGGAAATGCTCCGGGAATCGGGAATTCGCCTGCCAGCGCCTATTGGGCAAACAGTCGGCATCGTAGGGGGTATCGTGATTGGTCAAGCGGTCGTACAAGCAGGGATTGTGAGCAATATTATGGTGATCGTCGTTGCATTTACAGCGATCTCATCCTTTATTATCCCGAACTACGATATGGCCTCGGCAGTTAGGCTTATTCGATTTCTCATGATGATCCTCGCTGCGATGTTTGGTTTTGTTGGCATTATTGTCGGGTTGATGGCATTGATCGGTCATTTGATTACGCTGGAATCATTAGGTGTTCCTTATGGAGGCCCTCTTGCCCCTGTGCGCTTTGGGGACTGGAAAGATATGTTTATCCGCCTGCCACTGTGGAAAATGAAAGATCGACCCCTGTCAGCCCACACGATTGAGGACCAAAGACAAGGAGATAATCGGCCAAGGGAGGACGGGTGA
- a CDS encoding GerAB/ArcD/ProY family transporter — protein sequence MKKYTYNQLSILQYILLIHGAQVGIGVLTIPRELAEKASTDGWISLLIGWLAATLVSLVITNMMKQYPEKTIIDIFPLILGKWLGRVAIAFMFIYCAVAAFVLLINATGIINVWLLSQTPAYVVVFLFALPTYFVLQGGVRAIGRYAELVFYLTLWIPFVLTTAYREVHWLNLLPVIKEGWHPIWEASKTTVLSFLGFEFGYFAYPFLQKKQYASIGIVIANTLTLLVYMSVIIVCFAYFSPDEITQYTWPTLNLWKAIEFRFLERVDILFLSTYMFILTTTAVPYIYFCVFSSSQLFGMKDHRKHLRLFLLLVPVVLWFYTPSFIDLKKSTEIWSYAGLGFAYALPLLAWGPIRLSKRAEGGKKA from the coding sequence ATGAAAAAGTATACGTACAACCAATTGAGCATCCTCCAGTATATTCTCCTCATTCATGGGGCACAAGTAGGGATCGGCGTATTGACGATACCCAGAGAATTGGCGGAGAAGGCGAGCACCGACGGTTGGATATCGCTTTTGATTGGATGGCTTGCCGCAACGCTAGTCAGTCTCGTCATCACGAACATGATGAAGCAGTACCCGGAGAAGACGATCATCGATATATTTCCATTGATTCTGGGCAAGTGGCTCGGTCGTGTCGCTATTGCTTTCATGTTCATTTATTGCGCGGTTGCAGCGTTCGTTTTGCTGATAAATGCCACGGGAATCATTAATGTGTGGCTTTTGTCTCAGACACCGGCATATGTCGTCGTATTCCTTTTTGCGCTGCCGACTTATTTTGTTCTCCAGGGAGGAGTTCGCGCCATTGGCAGGTACGCCGAGCTTGTATTCTACCTTACACTCTGGATACCTTTTGTTCTCACGACGGCTTATCGAGAGGTTCATTGGTTAAACTTGCTGCCCGTAATCAAGGAGGGCTGGCACCCGATATGGGAAGCGAGTAAAACCACGGTACTCTCCTTTCTTGGATTTGAGTTTGGTTATTTCGCTTACCCTTTTCTTCAAAAAAAGCAGTATGCGTCTATCGGCATTGTTATTGCGAATACATTGACGTTGCTCGTGTATATGTCTGTCATCATCGTTTGCTTTGCTTACTTTAGCCCCGATGAAATCACGCAGTATACATGGCCTACGCTCAATTTATGGAAGGCCATTGAGTTCCGGTTTTTGGAACGTGTCGATATTCTTTTTCTCTCTACGTATATGTTTATATTGACAACGACTGCGGTGCCGTACATCTATTTCTGTGTTTTTTCATCCAGTCAGTTATTCGGCATGAAGGATCACCGTAAGCATTTGCGTCTGTTCCTTCTTCTGGTTCCAGTGGTGCTATGGTTTTATACGCCGTCCTTTATCGATCTGAAGAAATCGACAGAAATTTGGAGCTATGCAGGCTTGGGCTTTGCTTATGCGCTTCCTTTACTGGCTTGGGGGCCGATCAGGCTATCGAAACGAGCAGAAGGGGGGAAAAAAGCATGA
- a CDS encoding Ger(x)C family spore germination protein, which produces MRTFARILVLSLLVTMLAGCRDQINLEDATLSLMVGIDLSEKNELLFYISSPVFSREAKEKSEEYGIRSSTIRESRMGFDERVTGLTQAGKIQVLVFGKKLLAHPDWFRLLDVVFRDAKFSVNARMAVLDGPLHELFDFKPKDKPRLSIHVTTLIDTANNRNLTVKTRAQELHRQMFEKGMTPSLTELKKEKRAVKVTGTALLKENGTYASTIEPRETILLQTLLYEKQGELSVTIPIKEPDDQNQITKDRISFFIKGVQKKVKTSYQNGRFHFDVHFRLRVSISERMFPYDMQKDYKKMERMIGDELKKEYMRLIKKCQEIGVDPFGFGLYARAYEYKEYKKVEDDWVKAFSNAKVEIKPDVSIKGNGVVK; this is translated from the coding sequence ATGAGGACATTTGCTCGGATTCTGGTATTGAGCTTGCTCGTAACCATGTTGGCAGGCTGCAGGGATCAAATCAATTTGGAGGATGCTACTTTATCGCTAATGGTCGGAATTGATTTGAGCGAAAAAAACGAGCTTCTCTTTTATATCTCAAGCCCGGTGTTCAGTCGGGAGGCAAAGGAAAAATCTGAGGAATACGGTATCCGGTCATCTACCATTAGAGAGTCGAGAATGGGCTTTGATGAGCGAGTGACAGGCTTGACCCAAGCAGGAAAAATTCAAGTGCTTGTGTTCGGGAAAAAGCTGCTGGCTCACCCGGACTGGTTTCGGTTGCTGGATGTCGTTTTTCGGGACGCAAAGTTCAGTGTCAACGCCCGCATGGCTGTGCTTGATGGTCCATTGCATGAGTTGTTTGATTTTAAACCAAAGGATAAGCCTCGTCTGTCTATTCATGTAACAACGTTGATCGACACAGCCAATAACAGAAATCTGACGGTAAAGACGAGGGCGCAGGAGCTTCATCGGCAAATGTTTGAAAAAGGGATGACACCTAGCTTGACTGAGTTAAAGAAAGAAAAGCGGGCGGTCAAGGTAACGGGGACGGCTTTGTTAAAAGAAAATGGAACGTACGCAAGCACGATAGAGCCGCGGGAGACGATTCTTTTGCAAACGCTGCTCTATGAAAAACAAGGGGAATTGTCCGTCACCATCCCGATTAAAGAGCCGGACGATCAAAATCAAATTACGAAAGACAGGATCAGTTTTTTTATCAAGGGCGTCCAAAAAAAAGTGAAAACATCCTATCAGAACGGTCGGTTTCATTTTGACGTTCATTTCAGGCTGCGAGTGTCCATATCAGAGCGAATGTTTCCATACGACATGCAAAAGGACTACAAAAAGATGGAGCGAATGATCGGTGACGAGTTAAAGAAGGAATACATGAGGTTAATCAAGAAATGCCAGGAAATCGGTGTAGACCCGTTTGGGTTTGGTCTCTATGCGCGGGCCTATGAATATAAGGAGTACAAAAAGGTTGAGGATGATTGGGTGAAGGCTTTTTCCAATGCCAAAGTTGAAATCAAGCCAGACGTATCGATCAAGGGAAATGGCGTCGTAAAGTGA
- a CDS encoding cupin domain-containing protein, translating into MAQIRFHDNNEYISAPEEVVSFLDTQEIIYEKWGVDRLDPKHRDNYSPTDEEKQEILDTFKPEIDAISKRRGYLTADIIVLSDKTPNLDELLVKFKGEHHHTDDECRFCVDGHGIFAIKGKDGRYFDVELAPGDLISVPPNYRHYFTLMDDRKIKAIRLFVTPAGWEAIY; encoded by the coding sequence ATGGCACAAATTCGTTTTCACGACAACAATGAGTACATCTCCGCACCCGAGGAAGTTGTCTCCTTCCTGGATACCCAAGAGATCATTTACGAAAAATGGGGCGTGGATCGCCTTGATCCAAAGCACCGTGATAACTACAGCCCGACAGACGAGGAAAAACAAGAGATTCTCGACACCTTCAAGCCGGAAATCGATGCGATCAGCAAGCGTCGCGGTTACTTGACAGCGGATATTATCGTCCTCTCTGACAAAACACCCAACCTTGACGAGCTGCTGGTGAAATTCAAGGGCGAGCATCACCACACAGACGATGAATGCCGCTTCTGCGTCGATGGTCACGGTATTTTCGCCATCAAAGGGAAAGATGGTCGTTACTTCGACGTTGAGCTTGCGCCAGGCGATCTGATCTCCGTACCACCGAACTACCGCCACTACTTCACCCTGATGGACGACCGCAAAATCAAGGCGATTCGCCTGTTCGTTACTCCTGCTGGCTGGGAAGCGATCTATTAA
- a CDS encoding methylthioribulose 1-phosphate dehydratase, which yields MTATLEQRLDAFRRLDDAKLTFARRDWFPGTSGNLSIKIQNDPLQFAVTASGKDKTKLSPEDYLVVDQDSRPVDETALKPSAETLIHAVVYKTFPKAGACFHVHTVWNNLISELYFGQRAFSIQGQELIKGLGIWEENARITVPIVENFADIPTLATEIEKVITSEVPGVLIRNHGIYTWGGNDFEAKRHLEAFEFLFEYHARWLQLRQAVVSTTTTN from the coding sequence ATGACTGCAACACTCGAACAACGTCTGGATGCCTTTCGCCGTCTGGATGACGCCAAGCTGACATTTGCCCGCCGGGACTGGTTTCCCGGCACCAGTGGCAATCTCTCTATTAAAATACAAAACGATCCCTTGCAATTTGCCGTAACGGCAAGCGGCAAAGACAAAACAAAGCTGTCCCCCGAAGACTATCTGGTCGTGGATCAAGACTCGCGTCCGGTGGATGAAACTGCTCTCAAGCCTTCCGCGGAAACGCTCATCCACGCCGTCGTCTACAAAACGTTCCCGAAGGCAGGGGCTTGCTTCCACGTCCATACCGTATGGAATAATCTCATTTCCGAGCTGTACTTTGGACAACGCGCTTTCTCCATCCAAGGACAAGAGCTGATCAAGGGACTCGGAATCTGGGAAGAAAACGCGCGCATTACTGTTCCAATTGTTGAGAACTTTGCCGATATTCCGACCTTGGCTACTGAAATTGAAAAGGTAATTACATCGGAAGTTCCCGGTGTACTCATCCGTAACCACGGTATCTACACGTGGGGCGGCAATGACTTCGAGGCCAAGCGCCACCTGGAAGCTTTTGAATTCTTATTCGAGTATCACGCCCGCTGGCTGCAATTGCGCCAAGCAGTCGTGTCCACTACAACCACCAATTAA
- a CDS encoding 2-hydroxy-3-keto-5-methylthiopentenyl-1-phosphate phosphatase, with product MSKKLVLFCDFDGTITEKDNIVAIVRKFAPPEWEALTEQILSQKISVQEGVGKLFQLLPSSLRQDIIDFIVQEATIRPGFADFVSYCREEGIELLITSGGIDFFLEPILAPFDLTDVPIYCNGSDFSGERITITWPNACDEHCTNGCGMCKTTIIRRYDPATHFRIVIGDSITDLAGAKIADYVIARHFLADKAEELQLPHSKFATFHDVIRILQQVQQEVV from the coding sequence ATGAGCAAGAAACTCGTCCTGTTCTGCGATTTCGACGGAACGATTACCGAAAAAGACAACATTGTAGCGATTGTCCGCAAGTTTGCTCCTCCTGAGTGGGAAGCCTTGACGGAGCAAATCCTTTCGCAAAAAATAAGCGTTCAGGAAGGGGTCGGCAAGCTGTTTCAACTCTTGCCCTCCTCCTTGCGCCAGGACATTATTGATTTTATAGTCCAGGAAGCGACCATTCGCCCGGGATTTGCTGACTTCGTGAGCTATTGCCGCGAAGAAGGCATCGAGCTGTTGATTACGAGTGGCGGCATCGACTTTTTCTTGGAGCCTATCCTGGCACCATTCGATCTTACCGATGTACCGATCTACTGTAATGGCAGTGATTTCAGCGGAGAGCGCATCACCATTACGTGGCCAAACGCTTGCGATGAACATTGCACAAACGGCTGCGGCATGTGCAAGACGACCATCATCCGCCGTTACGATCCAGCAACCCATTTCCGCATCGTCATCGGCGACTCCATCACTGATTTGGCTGGAGCTAAAATCGCTGACTATGTGATTGCCCGTCACTTCCTTGCTGACAAGGCGGAAGAGCTGCAATTGCCGCATAGCAAGTTTGCCACATTCCACGATGTGATTCGCATTTTACAGCAAGTCCAACAGGAGGTCGTCTAA